The DNA window GTCACAGAGGCTCTGGGATGGTTCGTGAGGACGAACACGGGGCAGTGATAGGGAGGATTGTCGCCCCACCAGCCCTTCCATTGCTCGTCCGGCCACGGCCCCCTGATCGGCCCGAACATGTTGCGGCCCAGGATCCAAGCGCCGATATTGTCGAAGCCTCGCGCGACAAAGCCGTCATCGATGCCCGTCGCCCCGCCGTCTCCGCCAAACAGGCGTTGAAAGGTACGCGTGGCGAAAGCCCATCGATGGAGCGTGATCCCACCGACCCCGAGCGGATGCTGGGGCCCTTGGTTCGGCCCAGCCCCGTACCCGTCTATAGAAACGGCGAAGCAATGAACCCGTAATTTGGACATGGATCTCACATAAGCTCGTTCATCGCAGCGGCAGGACGACCAGCCGGAAACGGCGCGGTACTCACTCTGGAATTTCCGCCTCCACCAATTTTGCCAGGAGCGCCAACGATTCCTGCCAGCCCAAGTAACAGGCTTCCGTGGGGATGACTTCCGGAATCCCCTCTTGGACGACATTCATCTCGGTGCCGCAGGACACCTGTTTCAACGTGATCGTCGCCTGCATCTCACCGGGCAGGTTGGGGTCGTCGAACCTATCCGTGTAGCGGATGCGCTCGTTCGGCACCAGTTCCAGATACGTCCCTCCGAATGAGTGGCTCTTCTTGGTCGTGAAATTCGTGAACGACATTTTGAAGGTCCCACCGACCTTCGGTTCCATGTGATGCACCTTCCCGGTAAATCCGTTCGGTGGCAGCCATTTCGCCATCGCGTCCGGATCGAGGAAGGCACGGTAGATTCGCTCCGGGGTCGCGCGGAGTATGCGATGCAATCGCACTGTATGTGTCGGCATATCCCTGCTCCTTCTTTCAGGTCTGAAAGGCTCATACTAGACAGGATCCGCAGCGGATGCCAGTCGATTTTCCTGCATGAGGCGGAGAAGGCCGTTCACTGATTCTGACCGTCACTGCGGCCGGCCCCTGTCTCACTTCGCGACACCGTGAGACGACTCGATCGTG is part of the Nitrospiraceae bacterium genome and encodes:
- a CDS encoding dihydrofolate reductase; translation: MSKLRVHCFAVSIDGYGAGPNQGPQHPLGVGGITLHRWAFATRTFQRLFGGDGGATGIDDGFVARGFDNIGAWILGRNMFGPIRGPWPDEQWKGWWGDNPPYHCPVFVLTNHPRASVTMEGGTTFHFVTGGNEQALTLAKEAAQGKDVRLGGGVATLRAYLKAGLVDQLHLAIAPVLLGTGESVFADLDVVRLGYECTEHVTSPHATHVVLSK
- a CDS encoding SRPBCC family protein, with product MPTHTVRLHRILRATPERIYRAFLDPDAMAKWLPPNGFTGKVHHMEPKVGGTFKMSFTNFTTKKSHSFGGTYLELVPNERIRYTDRFDDPNLPGEMQATITLKQVSCGTEMNVVQEGIPEVIPTEACYLGWQESLALLAKLVEAEIPE